The genomic interval TCATACTTTATCATCAGATTTAAAATTTGAAAAACCATATGATGTACATTTTGCAAAGGCAATGTCTGATGTATGTTTGGATATAGCAAATGAATTTCAACCCTTGTTTATCTATTCCTTCTCAGATGAGATAAATATATTGTTAAATGAACTTCCATTTAATGGTCGTGTTGAGAAATTAGATTCCGTATTTGCAAGTTTCGCATCCTCCTCACTAACATCAAAGCTTATCCGTGAATTCAATATTGATAATGATAAACTATTTAATGAAAATCCATCTTTTAATGATGAATATGAGAGATTTAAACGTAGTTTAGGTATTCAAAATAGTGAAGATACCAATGAAGTTTTAGGTTTTAGAAAACCAATTTCTTTTGATTCAAGGATTGTACCTATATCCCATGAAGAAATCCCGGAATACTTTAAATGGAGACAAAATGAATCCTGGAGAAATTGTATTAATGGTTATGGAATTTGGTCATTAAAGAGAAACTATCCTGCTGATGTAGCTGCCTCAAAATTGTTTGGTTTAAGTTTATCTGATATAATAGATATCCTATCCGATGAAGGAATAGATTTCAATGAAATAGATCTTTGGAAGAAGAGGGGATTTGCTGTTTATAAAAACTTCCACACTATTAAAAAATATGATAAACTAACTGACAGTGAGGTTGTAGAAAGAAGGAGATATCTATATAGGGACTTTAATCTACCAAAATTTGATAGACAATTCTTTGTTAAAAAGGAGATTATTGAAGAAAACCCTTAACTCTACAAAATTCCTCTTTTTATTAAATTTTCACTTTTTTCTATTTTTTATAGGAACATATTTTAGAAATATCTAAAATCTTAATAATTTTTTATATGGTTCTTTCATAACTTTTAAATATCTATTAATTTAAATTATCTATAAATCGTAAGTATGATTTTTATAATATGATTTAATTTTAAATTTAATGATCTTTATTTATTAATAAACTATGGAGAGATATAATGGGTTTAATTTCAAAAATATTAAAATCAGATGATAATGATTCAAACACCTTTAACAGGGTCTGTGTTGATAGAGAAGTTTTGGAATCTGTTATATACTATGCAAAGAAGGCATATCCTCATGAATTTTTATCTATGTTAGATGGTTTAATAAGGGATAATACTCTATATATCACTGGACTAATTTTTATTCCAGGCGAAACCTCTGATACTGGCGCAGTTCTCCATTATGATCAGCTGCCTCCAAACACTAAATTTTATGGTACTGTTCATTCACATCCAGGTCCTAGTGCAATGCCTTCCGATGCTGATTTGGAAATCTTTTCAAAAAGGGGATTTTTCCACATGATTGTAAGATTACCTTATACCATTGAAACCTTTAAAGCATATGATAAGGGAGGTAATCCCATGGATTTTGAAATAGGTGATTACTCCTATCTTAAAGAAGAGGAATTTTCCGATTTCTTTGATGAGGATGATATACTTACAGATGATGATAATTTCTCAGATGAAGAGGAGGAGTTTCTTGAAAGTTTTGATGATATCCATAAAAGAACAGATTATGATGAATTTTCAAAAAATTATAAAAACACTTTTTATATTCCATCACCAGGTCAATCTGATTCTGCTGAAAATCCAATAACTATTAATCCGGAGGATCTCGATGATAATAATGTAATTGAGATTAACGCTAGTGATATTAAACGTGGTATTAATATTAATCTTGAGCCGGGTATGCCGGTTCCTAGAATTGTTATAAAAAATGATCAGGATATTGACTATAAATGTAATAGCGAAGATGATTTTAAGGAAGAGTAATCCTTTCAGTATAGGTATCTAATATTTTTTTTAATTCCCTTTTCCTTTAATATATTTTTTTATTAACTAATTTTGTTTATATTGGTTTCGTATATTTCTTGATTTTTATTAATTGGTTTGTTCTTAATTGATTTTAATTTATTTCTCGATTTTTATTGTTGATTTTCTTTATACCGATCTGTATATCTCTTGATTTTTTATTGATTGGTTTTCATGCTTTAGTTTTATTTCAAGTATGATTCTTAGATTAATAGTGAACTTCTATTTTTCTAATTAGATTTTGTAATTTTTTTATTTACTTTAAATATAATCTTATTTTAATAATAAACTTCTATTTTTAATTATAAATTTCTATTTATATAATTTATTTTCATTTAAATCTAAAAATAATAAACTTAATCATTAGATTTTGGATATTAATTAAAAATGGAACATATTAAAATATTGTTTACTTAGTAAATTATTATAAAATTAGTAATTTTAATTTGCTTGGTATGACATTTTACTTAGCAAGTTATTATATAATTAGTAAAAACTTTAAAAATTAGTAACATGGTTTGTGGATTTAATTGAAATTTAAGTATGTGAAAATAAAAAAAAGAGAAGTTAAAATTATAATTTAATTTTAACTGCATTGTGAACATTGTCGAGAGCAACTAATTTTTCTAAGACATCTTCAGGAATTTCATGATCTACAGTAAGAATCATTACTGCATTTCCGCCAACGGTGTCTCTTCCAATTTGCATTACTCCAACATTAATATTAGCTTCACCTAAAATGGTGCCAATGCTGCCAATGGTTCCAGGTACATCTTTGTATCTAGCAATGAACATGTTTCCTTCAGGTTTTACATCTACCCAGTAACCGTCTACTTTTAGGATTTTTGGTTCAAAGAGAACAGTTCCTTCTGCAGAGAATTCATCAGAATCAGTTTTACCAGTTACTTTAATAAATGAATCGTAACCTTTTGCATCTTTTTTGGAACCTTCGGTTACAGAAATTCCTCTGGATTCTGCTACTGCAGGAGCATTAACGACAGTTACAGGACTGCTTAATATAGGGTTTAAAATACCTTGTAATACAGTTCTTGTGAATATTTCTTTATTGGAAAGTTCACTAATTTCTCCACCATAAATAACTGAGACTTCTTTAATATGTCCGTTAATGGATTGTGAAATGAAACTACCTAATTTTTCACATAATTCTAAGTATTTTGCAGAATCCTTTAATCCAGAATTATCTACTCTAGGCATGTTAATAACATTGTTTGGGGTTTTACCAGCAAATAAATCTGCAATTTCATCAGCAATAATTATTGCTGCTCCTTTTTGAGCTTCTTTGGTGGATGCTGCAATATGTGGAGTACATACGATATTGTCAAGTTCCATTAATTTGCTGTCTTCAGGAGGTTCAGTTTCATATACATCAAGTGCTGCTCCCCCGATTTTATCATTTTTAAGTGCATCATATAATGCATCTTCATCAATGATTCCACCACGAGCACAGTTCATAATAATTGCGTTTTCCTTCATGATCTCAAATTGTTCGGTTGAGATTAAATGGTTAGTTTCAGGAGTAAGTGGTACATGAATAGTAATTACATCTGCGTTTTTAAGTACAGTATCTAAATCGGTTAACTCTACTCCCATGTCTTGTGCTACTTCAGGAGGTAAGTATGGATCATATGCAAGTGCATCCATCTCGAATGCTTGGCATCTTTTTACTACTTGGGAACCGATTCTACCCATTCCAATTACACCAAGGGTTTTACCTTTAAGTTCCATTCCCTTAAATAATTTTTTCTCCCATTTACCTTCTTTGGTAGATTTATCAGCAATTGCAATTTTACGAGCAACAGCTAACATAAGTCCCATGGTATGTTCTGCTACAGTAATTGAAGTTGATTCAGGTGCATTTACAACCATAATACCTTTTTTAGTAGCTGCATCTAAATCCACATTGTCTACACCTACACCTGCTCTTGCAATGATTTTTAAATTTTCAGCAGCTTCAATAACCTCAGCAGTCATTTTGGTTCTACTTCTGATAGCTATTCCATCATATTCCTTAATAGTTTTTAATAAGTCTTCTGGACTAATGGTAGTATCCACTACAACATCAGCGACTTCTTTAAGTCTATCTATACCTTTTTGATCTATTGCATCAGCAACAAGTACTTTCATCCTTTCACCTATATTTTAAAAATTTCTTTATAAGTAATAATATAAAAAATAAGCTCTATTTTATTTAGTTAAACAAAATTCATATTTAAAATAGTATTTAAATATTTGTTTTAATATTAATTTGATAAAATAGTTTTAAATATCATCTTAGATATTTTTAAAAGCCTTTGGCTTTTATTTTAATGAAATATTATCTAATCTACTTTTTTTCTAAGATTTTATTTTATATTATACGTAAAATTTAAATATAATTGAATTTAAAATAATATAAATTAATAGTTTATATTATAAAATAATCTTTGTTATTCTTAATATTTAAATTTTTGATGTTTCTAAACTTTTGGAGTTTAAATTAGTTTTAGCTATTTTTCCTTATTTAAAATACTAAAATCTATTTTAATACCTCGCATTTGGACATTTTTTAAATATTGTTTATAACATGATATTATTTTATAATATTCAAAATTGGTGATATTATGGTTTCTGTAGATGAATTTTTAGTATCAAGTGCAAATTTTTTGCCTGGTTATGAAATAGTTGAAATTAAAGGGTTTGTTTATGGTTTAACAGTTCGTGCCCGTGGTGTTGGTGGAGATATAGGTGCCGGAATCAAAGGTCTCTTTGGTGGTGAGATAAAACAGTATGTTCAGATGATGGAAGAGTCAAGGGAGGAATCCATTGAAAGATGTATTAGTCATGCTAAACAATTAGGTGCTAATGGTATTATATCTGTAAGACTTGATTCTGATTCAATCTCTACAAATATGCAGGAAGTTTTAGCATATGGTACAGCTGTTGTAGCTAAAAAAATAGAATAGTTATACTAATTTTATTGTTTGTCCTTTCTAATTTCCAAACACTTTTTTTTATTTTTACTTTAAAGTTTAATAATAAATTTTAATAATCCTATAATTTAATATTAAACTAAAGATTATATCTAAATTTTTTTTATTAATTTAATTTTTTATGGTGTTGATATTATTTTTAATGATAATATAGTTTTTAATGATGTTGAGATTCCAAAAGCAGTTTTAGGTTATGCACCTATGACCTGTGAGGGATATTTTGGACATAGGACACGGTTATATGAATTGGATATTTATAATAATCCTGAAAAAATAGCATCTATTATTGTAAAAGCATATGAAAAGGGAGTAAGGGCTATGAATATCCCTAATGATTCATGTTTGTTAGATGCAATTGATATTGCTAAAGGTCAAGGTGCAGATATGAAAATAATTGGAACTGTAGGTCATACAGATGTTAATTATCTGGCACCTAATTTTAAAAAAGCAAGAGAAGAGGTTGATTATTTAACAGATATTGAAATATTATCTAACTATGATACCCCTTTAATGCTGGTTGATGATATTCTAGTTGACGGTTATGATTGGGATTATACTGCTAAGGTTTTGGAAGAGATTAAAGATCATAATATAATCCCAGGTATTATCACATCTTATCCTTTTAAAACATCCGGACAATTGGTTGATGATTGCATTGACCTTGATTTATTTGATTTTTATATGGTTCCAGTAAATAAAATAGCATATACAATGGATGTTGATTTCTTTGTAAAAGAGCAGCAGGAAGAGTTAAAAACATTGCTCAATCAAATTAATAAAAAAGTAATTATTTCAAGAATATTGGCCTGTGGTATTCAATCACCTAAAGAGGCCTTTGATTTTTTAGAAAAACTAGATTATGCTGATATGGTAACTGTAAGTGCAGCTTCTGAACGTGAAGCCGATGAGACATTTGGTCTATTATTAAATAAGTAAACTTAAGAAAAGATTTAAGTATCTTTTCTCTCTTTTACCATTTTAATAAACTCACTTGAGTTATCTGCTTCTTTTAATTCCCATGATTTGATTACAGGAATACCGTCAATTGATTCCTTGAATTTTTCATTATTTATTACAAAGAATGAATCAGAGGATGTAATTAAAGATAGGTCTTTAAGTGGTATTGCCATTTTTTTAAGTGTTTTTGTATTTCTATTTTTCTCAAGATTTGCAATTAATGGACTTTCATTTTGACTGGTGTCCTTAAGTTTTGCAAGTGCATCAAAAGGTGTTTTACTTGTATTTACAACACCGAAACCTAATTTTGCAAGATCATTGTTTTTATCAGTAGTTATTTCCTCTTGATTTTGATAAGGTTCAAAAATATCAATATCAAAGGTTATCTTTGTGTTTAAAACATCTTCCAACATGATTGCAGTTTCAATATTGGCCTTAACTTTACCATTTTCATAGTTATATATTGTTTCACGGGATACATGAGCTAAATCAGCTAAATCTTTAAGTGATAAGGAATATTCTTCCCTGTATTCCCTTAAAAGCTTACCATTAATATTAACAAAGTATCCTCCAC from Methanobrevibacter boviskoreani JH1 carries:
- a CDS encoding transcriptional regulator; translated protein: MATSRNILIQEISQLLTTEGFQTSNVYEQSCFDMVARRKLLLLLMKVLVNIDSVNETHVNEIKKISEVFLGSPLLVGLKTRNRPLEDDVVYERHGIPAVSLGTFKNMIIYNEYPEVLANRGGYFVNINGKLLREYREEYSLSLKDLADLAHVSRETIYNYENGKVKANIETAIMLEDVLNTKITFDIDIFEPYQNQEEITTDKNNDLAKLGFGVVNTSKTPFDALAKLKDTSQNESPLIANLEKNRNTKTLKKMAIPLKDLSLITSSDSFFVINNEKFKESIDGIPVIKSWELKEADNSSEFIKMVKERKDT
- a CDS encoding heavy metal-binding domain-containing protein, producing the protein MVSVDEFLVSSANFLPGYEIVEIKGFVYGLTVRARGVGGDIGAGIKGLFGGEIKQYVQMMEESREESIERCISHAKQLGANGIISVRLDSDSISTNMQEVLAYGTAVVAKKIE
- a CDS encoding Mov34/MPN/PAD-1 family protein, encoding MGLISKILKSDDNDSNTFNRVCVDREVLESVIYYAKKAYPHEFLSMLDGLIRDNTLYITGLIFIPGETSDTGAVLHYDQLPPNTKFYGTVHSHPGPSAMPSDADLEIFSKRGFFHMIVRLPYTIETFKAYDKGGNPMDFEIGDYSYLKEEEFSDFFDEDDILTDDDNFSDEEEEFLESFDDIHKRTDYDEFSKNYKNTFYIPSPGQSDSAENPITINPEDLDDNNVIEINASDIKRGININLEPGMPVPRIVIKNDQDIDYKCNSEDDFKEE
- the serA gene encoding phosphoglycerate dehydrogenase — protein: MKVLVADAIDQKGIDRLKEVADVVVDTTISPEDLLKTIKEYDGIAIRSRTKMTAEVIEAAENLKIIARAGVGVDNVDLDAATKKGIMVVNAPESTSITVAEHTMGLMLAVARKIAIADKSTKEGKWEKKLFKGMELKGKTLGVIGMGRIGSQVVKRCQAFEMDALAYDPYLPPEVAQDMGVELTDLDTVLKNADVITIHVPLTPETNHLISTEQFEIMKENAIIMNCARGGIIDEDALYDALKNDKIGGAALDVYETEPPEDSKLMELDNIVCTPHIAASTKEAQKGAAIIIADEIADLFAGKTPNNVINMPRVDNSGLKDSAKYLELCEKLGSFISQSINGHIKEVSVIYGGEISELSNKEIFTRTVLQGILNPILSSPVTVVNAPAVAESRGISVTEGSKKDAKGYDSFIKVTGKTDSDEFSAEGTVLFEPKILKVDGYWVDVKPEGNMFIARYKDVPGTIGSIGTILGEANINVGVMQIGRDTVGGNAVMILTVDHEIPEDVLEKLVALDNVHNAVKIKL
- a CDS encoding tRNA(His) guanylyltransferase Thg1 family protein, whose product is MNNMKDFEIYSNLKVSKINPVIIRLDGRNFHTLSSDLKFEKPYDVHFAKAMSDVCLDIANEFQPLFIYSFSDEINILLNELPFNGRVEKLDSVFASFASSSLTSKLIREFNIDNDKLFNENPSFNDEYERFKRSLGIQNSEDTNEVLGFRKPISFDSRIVPISHEEIPEYFKWRQNESWRNCINGYGIWSLKRNYPADVAASKLFGLSLSDIIDILSDEGIDFNEIDLWKKRGFAVYKNFHTIKKYDKLTDSEVVERRRYLYRDFNLPKFDRQFFVKKEIIEENP